From the Methanobacterium spitsbergense genome, one window contains:
- the nifE gene encoding nitrogenase iron-molybdenum cofactor biosynthesis protein NifE — protein sequence MEPIIKTFESRKKHMCVKGEGISIPTCDKASLPGTVTQRTCVFGGARIVLMPITDSIHLVHGPIGCAACTWDIRGSKSSREDLYKKGCSTDLKEKDIIFGGEKKLYETIMELNKIYSPGAIFVYATCVSGIIGDDIKAVCKKSEETTGCRVIPVQSEGYQDHNKTKGHWIGGDALLDYVIGTKEPEKTTQFDINIVGEFNVAGDLWGIKPLITAMGVNIISTLTGDSHVDEIAQAHRAKLNIVQCQKSSNYVAKKMEKKYGIPFIKVNFFGLEQTVNSLREIADFFGNPEMMLRTEKIIETGLKEVEHKTDEYKERLTGKTVALYVGGNKAWSLVRAFEELGVDVMMSGTKNGIKEDYERIKETVKDGTIIVDDANSTELARLLKKYRPNLLISGAKEKYISLKLGIPFCDFNHDRISAFAGFKGFVSFAREVDASVSSPVFDLTSKNLREELDASK from the coding sequence ATGGAACCCATTATTAAAACGTTTGAGTCACGTAAAAAACACATGTGTGTAAAGGGGGAAGGAATTTCCATCCCTACCTGTGATAAAGCCAGTTTACCTGGCACAGTAACACAGAGAACATGTGTGTTTGGTGGTGCAAGAATTGTTTTAATGCCAATTACAGATTCAATTCACCTTGTACATGGCCCAATTGGTTGTGCAGCATGTACATGGGATATTAGGGGAAGTAAATCCTCAAGAGAAGATTTATATAAAAAAGGATGTTCTACAGACCTTAAAGAGAAAGATATTATCTTTGGGGGAGAAAAAAAGCTTTATGAGACTATAATGGAGCTCAATAAGATTTATAGTCCTGGGGCAATATTCGTGTATGCAACATGTGTTTCAGGTATCATAGGGGACGATATCAAGGCAGTATGTAAAAAATCAGAAGAAACAACAGGATGCAGAGTTATACCCGTTCAATCCGAAGGATATCAAGATCATAATAAAACCAAAGGACATTGGATAGGGGGTGATGCATTACTGGATTATGTAATTGGAACCAAAGAACCTGAAAAAACAACACAATTTGACATAAATATTGTTGGTGAGTTTAATGTAGCCGGAGATCTCTGGGGAATAAAACCCCTAATCACTGCAATGGGTGTTAATATAATTAGTACATTAACTGGAGATTCACATGTGGATGAGATAGCCCAGGCACACCGAGCTAAGCTGAATATAGTTCAGTGTCAGAAGTCGTCTAATTATGTTGCCAAAAAAATGGAAAAGAAATATGGAATACCTTTTATAAAGGTTAATTTCTTTGGTCTTGAGCAAACTGTGAATTCATTAAGGGAAATTGCTGATTTTTTTGGAAACCCTGAAATGATGTTAAGAACCGAAAAGATAATTGAAACTGGATTAAAAGAAGTTGAACATAAAACTGATGAATATAAAGAGAGATTAACAGGGAAAACTGTGGCATTGTATGTTGGAGGCAATAAAGCATGGTCTCTTGTAAGGGCATTTGAAGAATTGGGTGTGGATGTTATGATGTCTGGAACCAAGAATGGAATAAAAGAAGATTATGAAAGAATTAAAGAAACTGTAAAAGATGGTACAATAATTGTTGATGATGCCAATTCAACAGAATTAGCCAGACTTCTTAAAAAATACCGGCCTAATCTCCTTATATCTGGTGCTAAAGAAAAATATATTTCATTAAAGCTGGGAATTCCATTCTGTGATTTTAATCATGATCGCATATCTGCATTTGCAGGATTCAAAGGTTTTGTAAGCTTTGCACGGGAAGTTGATGCTTCTGTTTCAAGCCCAGTATTCGATCTTACATCCAAAAATTTGAGGGAGGAATTAGATGCATCAAAATAA
- a CDS encoding nitrogenase component 1 → MHQNKKFSVINPSKMCQPMGAIQALLGVNDAMPLIHGSQGCSTYMRFQLTRHFREPIEVASTSMSEKTVIYGGEFNLMKALKNITEKQSPNIIAVTSSCLTETIGEDMEGIIAKFNEANFDKDLPIIIPISTPSYVESHVEGYNRTIKALVKHLASKSVPNGKINIITGNISPADVKEVKEILNNLNIESIILTDTSENLDAPLSESALNLYKDGTTIEEIEDTANSLGTFALSKHADSAGTYLNKKFGVKSISGPIPLGIDNTDSFINSVCKLGDLEIPESIEKDRGRLLDAMVDAHSYNYHRKVAIFGDPDFVSGMARFTSEMGMIPTVLCTGSRSQRFIGDINVIANEKGFKPVILAGGDLYDMHREIKIAGADVLIGNSYGTHIAHEEGIPLFRTGFPIFDRLGAQRIATLGYNGGIEFVDRLTNTLLDFYYDESGYEMVDEESEETIKNELFVREEV, encoded by the coding sequence ATGCATCAAAATAAAAAGTTTTCAGTAATAAACCCCTCTAAAATGTGTCAGCCCATGGGTGCAATACAGGCTCTTTTAGGAGTAAATGATGCAATGCCCCTTATACACGGGTCTCAAGGTTGCAGTACATACATGAGGTTTCAGCTCACAAGACATTTTAGAGAACCAATAGAAGTTGCATCAACTTCAATGAGTGAGAAAACTGTGATATATGGAGGAGAATTCAATTTAATGAAAGCATTAAAAAATATAACAGAAAAACAATCTCCAAATATCATAGCTGTTACATCAAGCTGTCTCACTGAAACAATTGGAGAAGATATGGAAGGGATAATAGCAAAATTCAACGAAGCAAATTTTGATAAAGATTTGCCGATAATTATACCTATATCAACTCCAAGTTATGTTGAATCACACGTTGAAGGATATAACCGAACCATAAAAGCTCTTGTGAAACATTTAGCTTCTAAATCAGTACCAAATGGTAAAATAAACATCATTACGGGTAACATATCTCCTGCAGATGTGAAGGAAGTTAAAGAGATACTAAACAACCTAAACATCGAAAGTATCATTTTAACTGATACATCAGAAAATCTTGATGCACCATTATCAGAATCAGCTTTGAATCTGTATAAAGATGGTACAACCATAGAAGAAATTGAAGATACAGCTAATTCACTGGGTACTTTTGCATTGTCTAAACATGCAGATTCAGCAGGAACATATCTTAATAAAAAATTTGGAGTTAAATCTATATCTGGACCAATTCCACTTGGTATTGACAATACAGATTCATTTATAAATTCTGTATGTAAACTCGGAGATCTTGAAATTCCTGAATCAATAGAAAAAGATCGTGGCAGGTTACTAGATGCTATGGTAGACGCACATTCATACAATTATCACCGAAAAGTTGCAATATTTGGAGATCCTGATTTTGTATCAGGGATGGCACGTTTCACATCTGAAATGGGAATGATACCAACTGTACTATGCACAGGAAGTAGAAGCCAAAGATTCATTGGAGACATAAATGTAATTGCCAATGAAAAAGGATTTAAGCCGGTTATTTTGGCTGGTGGGGATCTATATGATATGCATCGAGAAATTAAAATAGCTGGTGCTGATGTGTTAATTGGAAATTCATATGGGACCCATATTGCTCATGAAGAGGGTATTCCACTCTTTAGAACAGGTTTTCCAATATTTGATAGATTAGGGGCACAGCGAATAGCTACTTTGGGATATAACGGCGGTATAGAATTTGTTGATAGATTAACAAACACTTTACTTGATTTTTACTACGATGAATCAGGGTATGAGATGGTTGATGAAGAATCAGAAGAAACAATCAAAAATGAGTTATTTGTGAGGGAGGAGGTTTAA
- a CDS encoding NifB/NifX family molybdenum-iron cluster-binding protein — MKIAVASTDGKIIDLHFGDADQFLIFKIKNGEGIFQEIRKKTEIPLNNHQERWVASIDLITDCKAVLCNKIGNEPTVELRKLGIKPIQLDCDVKDAVKECSEHLLG; from the coding sequence TTGAAAATAGCAGTAGCATCAACCGATGGTAAAATAATAGACTTGCATTTTGGAGATGCAGATCAATTTTTAATTTTTAAAATCAAGAATGGGGAAGGTATATTTCAGGAAATACGGAAGAAAACAGAAATTCCTCTTAACAATCATCAAGAACGTTGGGTTGCATCAATAGACCTCATAACTGATTGTAAGGCAGTTCTTTGTAACAAAATTGGAAATGAACCTACAGTTGAACTTAGGAAATTGGGAATTAAACCAATACAGCTTGACTGTGATGTTAAAGACGCAGTTAAAGAATGTTCTGAGCATTTATTGGGTTAA
- a CDS encoding 4Fe-4S dicluster domain-containing protein, which produces MITVNIILDHDKCQGSDCGVCAYVCPTNVFSIKENKICVNSPQYCKLCYECLELCPSRALELNKNEGNFL; this is translated from the coding sequence TTGATTACGGTAAATATAATTCTTGATCATGATAAATGTCAGGGTTCAGATTGTGGGGTATGTGCATATGTATGTCCAACAAATGTTTTTTCTATTAAAGAAAATAAAATATGCGTAAATTCTCCTCAGTACTGTAAGTTATGTTACGAATGTCTAGAATTGTGTCCAAGTAGGGCTTTAGAACTTAATAAGAATGAAGGAAATTTCTTATAA